tgagtcttttgttcttgttattgTTAAAAGTTTCGAACTTTCTGGTTttctttttccaaaaattttaaaaaatagtgtcttttgtttgagtctagtgtcaattcttaagtttggtgtcctttgtgtgttctttattttccttaaAATTTTTCGAATTACTCTTAGTGTTCTTTTTCTATATTCAAGTTGTTCTTAgcttgtttcttttcttgttttgatcttaaaatttaattttggtgtcttttggttgtttttctttaaaatttcgaAAAGCTAGTGtctttgatctaaaaattttaagtttggtgtatttttgtgtttttttttcataaatttacAAAAGAGTGTTTTTGAGTGTTCTTCATTGTATTCAAATTATTCTTggtgtttttctttgtttgatcttaaaattttttagtttggtgtcccttttatgcttttccttcaaaaatttcgaaaatcataGCCTTTGATTtcataaatttttaagtttggtatttcCTTGTTGAgtaaagtttaatttttaaattttaaatcctatcttttcaaatctttttcaaatacttatcatatcttatctttttatctttctttgaatttcaaaaagattccatcttatcttattttaaattcaaattttaaaattcaaatttcaaaattcaaattcaaaaattttcaaaatcaaatcttttcaaatcttatttttctagTTTGACTCtttcttttataatttcaaatcttttaaattttaaatttttaaatcttatcttatctagTTTGActtcttcttttaaattttaaatttcaaatcttttctttcttttcaaattcaaatatcaaatatttttgtttgactttctcttttttaattttaaaatttccaaaatcaattctattatctttcttttcaaatcttgttAGTTAATtgtttctctttcttttttaatttcaaaaatttttaaatcctttatttctaattttttattttatttttgaattttttaattaatttttctatttctatttattattttttaatttaaaaaaataaaaataaataaaaaaataaaaaaatttaaatttttaaattccttttccttctttaatttttgaattctccCTCTTTATTCTCTTCTATTTCTTTTGGATATCTCATTGGGAGCTCCctgtactgtgacatagagactCCCATTTTTCTTTGTCTCTTATGTATGTATGCAGGAACACCGAAGTCACTATGGGCTCTTATACATTTGACACTCATATTGATTCAGATGACTTTAAGGTCAGCATAGACCAGGTCCTGCTATTACGGCAAAAGTGCCAGTTTCATGGACAACCACAGGAAGACCCAAGTAAGTTCATCTCCGACTTCCTCCAGTTCTGTGACACTGTAGGGGCCAATAGAGTGGACCCTGAAGTCCCCAGACTAAAACTTTTCCCATTTGCTCTGAGTGATCAAGCAAATGAATGGTGGCATATGGAACTTAGATGAAGTGTTAACAACTGGGATAAGGTTGTTGACGAATTCCTGAACAGGTTCTCTCCCTCATAGAGATTAACTAAGCTAGTGAcagatgttcagaccttcaggtAGAAGGAGAGCGAGTCCCTCCAtaatgcttgggagaggtacaagcTGATGTTCAAGAACTGCCCCCTTCCCCATATATTCTCAAGATGGGGCAAGACAATCATCTTCAATGAAGTCATCTCTGAGATAGCTAGGAAGACAGTAGATCACTTTGTAGGTAGTTCTCTGTACTTTATAGAGAAACACGACGAGGCATATGAGCTCATTTAGATAGCTGCAAATAACTAGCACTTATACTCCTGTGAGGAGACCCCAGTTAGGATAGAAGATCTAGACATAAAAACTGTAGCCGCACCTTCTGCTGAGATTTATAATGCTCCTAGTGATACGAGTGGTAACTACCCTCAAGGAGACACTCACACCCATGACCAGTGGACACCTGAACAGGTTAATATTCCTCTTACTGAGTTGTTTGAGGAGGTGCATCCCTATAGGGCCTTCATAGAAATCCTGATGCTCTCTGGGAAGGAGACCTTAAAAGAAAATGGAATAGTAGTCTTCACCAAGGAGGCCGAACCTCAGGAGCCTGCTATTGAGGGACTGAAGGCAATCAAGGACTAGGAGGATCCTGAGAATGACATTGAGCACGCCTCTATAGGGGAGAAGAAACCTCAAGTTGAATCTTCTCTGGACATGCAAGAGGAGCCTGTGATTACCACAGAGCACGCCCTTGTAGAGGTGAAAGAGCCTCAAGAGCTACCTTTTCTAGTCGTGCAAACAGAACCAGAAGATGAGCAACTGGCTCATTTCCTAGCAGCACTCAAGAAGCTACAAGTCAATATCTCTTTTGCAGAGGTATTGAAAAAGAAGACCCCCTATACGGCCTGTCTAACAGGCATTCTTTTAGAAAAGAAGGACCTAAGGGGAGATGAGACTATGGTACTGACCAAAGAGTGCAGTGCTTTAGTCCAAAATAAACTACCAAGGAAGATGCCAGACATAGGGAGCTTTCAATTCCTATGTCCTATTGAAAATATCACTTTTGACAAGGCCCTGTATGATCTTGGCTTAAGTTTAAATCTGATACCTTCATCTATGATGAAGAAGCTAAGAATCCAAGAGGCACAAGAAACAAGGATTACCCTACAAATGACTGACCAATCCTTAAGGCAATCACATGGGTTAGCAGAGAACGTACTGGTGAAGGTTGGAGAGCTCTTCTTCCCTGCAGGCTCTGACATGGAAGAGGACGCAATTGACTCCATCATTCCAAAAAAACCACTAAAAGAGCCTTGATAGATGTTGAGCAAGGAGAGAAGGCTCTGAGGTTGCATGAGGACTGTATGGCGTTCGAGGTTCTTAACCCTCCATTACCCCCTGACAAGAGAGACACTTGCATAAAGGATTCAGCATTCAAGCCTCCTCCCTTGGATGGAACCAATTTGACCCTCTACCACCAAACGTAAGTTTGGTGTCGGGTGTGCACTATCAACCAAGGAAGAGGGTCCTAAGAGAAAGATGCCTAGGGGATGAGGACCAAAAAGATCCCTACTAAAGGCTTCTCACTATGCAAGATGGTAGTATGCACTTATCTCATCACAGTATTCACCATGGAAGAGGGAAATAGCACAAAGGGACACTAACATATTACTGCAAGCCTAACCCTGCCACAGGCAGTGAACAAGATCCTGTTTCTTGAGGATATTAAGCTTATCCATGAGAGCACAGGAAGGACGCTCCTAGTAAGGAGTAAGAATTTGATCCTCTATGACTACCTTCCTCCTTGAAAGGAGCTGTCTGTCAAGCCAATGACggtaaaaaagcgcttgttgggaggcatcCCAACCATGAGTAGtgtacttttgtttttcttttagttcATTTTCATTTGAGTTCATTTCATTTTAATTCCTTTAGTTTTCCCTTGCTTTTTCATGTTTGTGATCATGTGTAGTAGTTAGAACAGAAACAAAGACAATCAGAACTGGAAACAGAACACCTTAGAACAGGTACCttgctggcattgaacgccataCAAGGGGGCAAaattgggcgtttaaccccCAAAAAGAGTAGccaagctggcgttgaatgccacaCAAGGAATCCttaattggcgttcaac
Above is a genomic segment from Arachis stenosperma cultivar V10309 chromosome 1, arast.V10309.gnm1.PFL2, whole genome shotgun sequence containing:
- the LOC130979486 gene encoding uncharacterized protein LOC130979486, giving the protein MQEEPVITTEHALVEVKEPQELPFLVVQTEPEDEQLAHFLAALKKLQVNISFAEVLKKKTPYTACLTGILLEKKDLRGDETMVLTKECSALVQNKLPRKMPDIGSFQFLCPIENITFDKALYDLGLSLNLIPSSMMKKLRIQEAQETRITLQMTDQSLRQSHGLAENVLVKVGELFFPAGSDMEEDAIDSIIPKKPLKEP